In Streptomyces sp. RFCAC02, the following proteins share a genomic window:
- a CDS encoding ABC transporter ATP-binding protein, with product MRKRPGDHTVRRTGAEALLLTDVTKVHGEGDGAVTALDRVSLSLSPRTFTAVMGPSGSGKSTLLRCAAGLDRPDSGRVVVDGVEMTGRDETALTKFRRQRVGFVFQQYNLLPTLTVAENAVLPLKLAGRRIDTGRVTDLLTQVGLGDRLGHRPDQLSGGQRQRVAVARALITEPAVVFADEPTGALDTRSARDVLRLLQEAVRLHGRTVVMVTHDPVAASYADAVVFLADGRPAGSLTAPTVDAVAERLAHLGDRESEALRAVV from the coding sequence ATGAGAAAAAGACCAGGCGACCACACCGTCCGCCGAACCGGCGCCGAGGCGCTGCTCCTGACCGACGTGACCAAGGTCCACGGCGAGGGCGACGGCGCGGTCACCGCGCTCGACCGGGTGTCCCTCAGCCTGTCCCCCCGGACGTTCACCGCCGTCATGGGGCCGTCGGGCTCCGGCAAGAGCACGCTGCTGCGGTGCGCGGCCGGCCTCGACCGGCCGGACAGCGGCCGCGTCGTCGTCGACGGCGTCGAGATGACCGGCCGCGACGAGACGGCGCTCACGAAGTTCCGCAGGCAGCGCGTCGGGTTCGTCTTCCAGCAGTACAACCTCCTCCCCACCCTGACCGTCGCCGAGAACGCCGTACTCCCCCTGAAGCTCGCAGGCCGCCGGATCGACACCGGCCGGGTGACCGACCTCCTCACCCAGGTCGGCCTCGGCGACCGGCTCGGCCACCGGCCCGACCAGCTCTCCGGCGGTCAGCGCCAGCGGGTCGCCGTCGCGCGGGCGCTGATCACGGAACCCGCCGTCGTGTTCGCGGACGAACCGACCGGCGCGCTCGACACCCGCAGCGCGCGGGACGTCCTGCGGCTGCTCCAGGAGGCCGTCCGGCTGCACGGCCGCACCGTCGTCATGGTCACGCACGACCCCGTGGCCGCCTCGTACGCCGACGCCGTCGTCTTCCTGGCGGACGGCCGGCCCGCCGGGTCGCTGACCGCGCCGACCGTGGACGCCGTCGCCGAACGGCTCGCGCACCTGGGCGACCGGGAGTCCGAGGCCCTGCGGGCGGTGGTGTGA